Proteins from a single region of Mauremys mutica isolate MM-2020 ecotype Southern unplaced genomic scaffold, ASM2049712v1 Super-Scaffold_100198, whole genome shotgun sequence:
- the LOC123359834 gene encoding zinc finger protein 394-like yields the protein MHTGDVMGSENEEQKPQQEDAEQGEPHGTLSGRSKGNVSGSCALQEKANSCETQERPKENFSSHSDLITCDRINLEETRYMCHECGESFNESSALITHQRIHAGETTHTCAECGKSADPLKQL from the exons Atgcacacgg gtgatgtgatggggagtgagaatgaggagcagaaaccccagcaggaagatgctgagcaaggagaaccacatggaacgttatcaggaagatccaaagggaacgtttctgggagttgtgcactccaaGAAAAAGCCAATTCTTGTGAGACTCAAGAGAGGCcaaaggaaaacttcagtagccactcagaccttataacatgcgacagaatcaacttggaagagacacgctacatgtgccatgagtgcggggaaagcttcaatgagagctcagcccttatcacacatcagagaatccatgcaGGGGAGACGACccacacatgcgctgagtgtgggaaaag cGCTGACCCACTGAAACAGCTGTGA